In the Flavobacterium sp. J372 genome, one interval contains:
- a CDS encoding lipocalin family protein: MKTIKLLALTAMLCMAAACNDDDLDITRDNGVGPENAGVYNLTKVMVFDPVDFNLDEVANNDLMLESPCYGGSRIVLNEDGTYEYSNNNVFFESETGCSFETIEGTWEIEGSDILMTATSVDVPLTTEHDFNGTEIIIVRNNGTYPTRDAEDNPVYATGTVTYTYTKS; this comes from the coding sequence ATGAAAACAATTAAACTTTTAGCGCTTACAGCAATGCTTTGTATGGCTGCAGCATGTAATGATGATGACCTTGATATAACACGCGACAATGGTGTAGGGCCTGAAAATGCAGGAGTATACAACCTAACAAAAGTAATGGTGTTTGATCCTGTTGATTTTAATTTGGATGAAGTAGCAAATAATGATTTAATGCTTGAATCGCCATGTTATGGCGGCTCAAGAATAGTATTGAATGAAGACGGTACTTACGAATATTCGAACAATAATGTATTCTTTGAGTCTGAAACGGGCTGCTCTTTTGAAACAATTGAAGGCACATGGGAAATTGAAGGAAGCGACATCCTGATGACCGCCACCAGTGTTGATGTGCCTCTGACTACTGAGCATGATTTTAATGGAACAGAAATTATTATTGTACGCAATAATGGTACTTACCCTACACGTGACGCAGAAGACAACCCGGTATACGCTACAGGTACTGTAACATATACCTATACAAAATCTTAG
- a CDS encoding NUDIX domain-containing protein, translating to MKKSAGILLYKFEGGRLLFFLVHPGGPYFKNKDAGWWTIPKGEIMPGEEPLDCAIREFEEETGHKPEGLYTELQPVVQKGGKTVMGWACEGDVDAGNVQCNEFEIEWPPRSGKKQSFPEIDKAGWFTVEEALILINERQQSFLIEVQKLV from the coding sequence ATGAAGAAAAGCGCCGGAATACTGCTTTACAAATTTGAAGGAGGGCGGTTGCTCTTTTTCCTGGTACATCCCGGCGGGCCCTATTTTAAAAATAAAGATGCCGGGTGGTGGACAATTCCCAAGGGCGAGATAATGCCGGGCGAAGAACCCCTTGACTGTGCCATACGCGAATTTGAGGAAGAAACAGGACATAAGCCTGAAGGTCTTTATACTGAATTGCAGCCTGTGGTACAAAAAGGTGGTAAAACTGTTATGGGCTGGGCATGTGAGGGAGATGTAGACGCCGGCAACGTACAATGTAATGAATTTGAAATAGAATGGCCGCCACGTTCGGGCAAGAAGCAGTCATTTCCTGAGATAGATAAAGCGGGCTGGTTTACAGTAGAAGAAGCTTTAATACTAATAAATGAGAGGCAGCAATCATTTTTAATTGAAGTTCAGAAACTTGTATAA